The genomic stretch TCACGATCACCGCCTCGACCAGGAACTGCCGGCCGATGTCGCGCCGCCGAGCGCCGATGGCCTTACGGGTGCCGATCTCACGGACCCGCTCCCGCACCGACACGAGCATCGTGTTGGCGATCCCGATCCCACCCATGACCATGGCGATCACGGCGATCCCGATCAGGAACCGCTGCAGCGTCGCGGACTGCTGCCCGGCGACCGCCAGCAGCTGGTCCTGGCTGGCGAGGGAGAAGTCGTTGGTCGCGCTGCCGGACAGTCCGTGCCGGTAGCGCAGCGTCGAGGTGATCGCGCTGGACACGTAGGGGATCTGGGTCGGGTCGGACACCGACACGGCGACCGAGCGCAGCGTCGTGGTGCCGGTGAACAGCGTCTGCACCGTGGTGGTCGGCGCGAACACGAAGTCGTCCGGGTTGTTGAACCCGGTCGCGCCGCCCTTCGGCTGGGTGACCCCTACCACCCGGAACGGGATCCCGTTGACGTCAACGGTCGACCCGACGATCGTGGCCGGGGTGGCGCCCAGCGCGGTCACCGTGGCTGGCCCCAGCACCGCGACCCGCAACGCCTTGTCAGTCTCCACCTGGGTGAGGAACGTGCCGTACTGGACCTG from Actinomycetes bacterium encodes the following:
- a CDS encoding ABC transporter permease, whose amino-acid sequence is MSFTEALRLAVRRLRTNRLRTALTALGVIIGVGSLVVLLAIGQGTKNQLTARIAGLGTNLLSITAGSAFSGGVRGAAGSASTLTVGDATAVAATTGVAAVAPEMPVSNVVVVDGRTNTTTTLTGTTPAEASVRNYQVQYGTFLTQVETDKALRVAVLGPATVTALGATPATIVGSTVDVNGIPFRVVGVTQPKGGATGFNNPDDFVFAPTTTVQTLFTGTTTLRSVAVSVSDPTQIPYVSSAITSTLRYRHGLSGSATNDFSLASQDQLLAVAGQQSATLQRFLIGIAVIAMVMGGIGIANTMLVSVRERVREIGTRKAIGARRRDIGRQFLVEAVIVTLGGALVGVVLGAAATVPVGHAVNVTAVPSLAAIALAFASALLVGVVAGYWPAQQASRLDPVEALRYE